Within the Maridesulfovibrio bastinii DSM 16055 genome, the region TTCAAGAAAATTGCCGATAGAGCCGGAGTTGCAGTAGGTCTCCTTTCTCATCATTATGGAAGTAAAGAAAAACTTTTTAGGGTTGCCGGACTTGATGTAACTGAACGTCTTGTAAATGTTTTGCAGGGAGAAGTTGCTGCTGCCGAATCCGGTCTTGAAGCAGTCTGTTTCTTCAGTGAAGGATATTTGAAATTTTCTGTTGACCCTAATGAAGATTTTTTAGTTCTGGTAAGATGTTCACCCTTTAGTGATTTGAAAATGGGAAATGACCGTGATGCCATGGTCCAGAAATTTGCACAGATTCCGGCTTTACTTGAAACTTGTGTTGCGAGGGGAGTTCGTGACGGATCGCTCCCTGATTTTCCTGTCTCTGAAACTGCCTCAATTGTTTTGTGTAATCTTGTCGGAGCAGTCAGAACGAAACTTCTTTCTCCATACAGCCCCCCGAATCTTTATGGAGGAATAGTTAAATTTATCAGACGCAGTCTTACAAACAGGAATAGTTAAACCTTTTTGTAGTATTATAGTTAGCTGACAGCTTAAAATGGTATCATCACATTCTAAGCATGAGTGCTGTATTGAGATGATACCATTCTTTAGCTATTCGAATTTTTAATTTTTACCATTTTCGATATGGCAGAAATTTTCCACTGTAAGTGACAACGACTCGATCACCTTTTGGGTCTTCTTTTTTATTGATATCAATTTCAAAATCGATTGCGCTCATAATTCCGTCACCAAACATTTCATGGATGAGTTCTTTCATTGTTGTTCCATAAACCTGTGTTATTTCATGGAATCTATAAATAAGAGGGTCGGCTACAACTGTTTCATCCAGAGATCCTTTCATTGGACATTTGGTAAGTTGCACTGCAACTTCATCATCGAGGCCCAACAGATCGGCGACAATTTTGGCTTGATCAGGTCCCATACTGTTTTGTCCCAGTAAAACAGATGTCACCCATACAGGATGCCCGCCAACTTTAGCTGCTATATCGTTCCAACTCATACCTTTTTTATCTTTTGCAGCTAAAATCAATTCTGTAGCTTCTTTTCTGGTCATAAGAACTCCTTTATATCTTTTTTGTTTCCGATAGTTACTAATCAAATTATATGCCATTTGAGATCCTAGACAGTTTAATAAAATTACCTTTTATTATAGGATGTTATTGATTTTAATATGTTGGTTTTAATTTTAAAAATTAACAATTTTGTGTTAAATTAACGTCTGCCAGTAACGAAAAGATAAAATAAAGAGTTTATTGGGATTATACAGTTGGTACACATCGCCGCAGTCATATTAATATTTTATTATTTGCATTCAAAATATGATACTCAGTTGTTTATTTATGGAGAATCTGTTTATATTTAGTTCAGCATTGAACTATAATTCAGGAGCTGGAAATGAAAATAGTTATTTCGGGTGGGACAGGGTTTATCGGTAGTTATCTCAGCCGGATGCTTGTTGGCAGCGGCTATGAAGTGATAGTTTTAAGTCGCTCATCAAGAGCGTCAAAGATTTCGGGGATAACCAATGTAAAATGGGACACGGATAATATTTCAGGTTGGAGTGAACATATAAATGGATGTAAAGCGGTTATTAATCTTGCTGGTGATAACATCGCTTCCGGAAGGTGGTCAGATTCCAAAAAGAAAAGTATTCTAGAAAGTCGCATAGCATCAGGAAAAGCTCTGGAACGGGCCGTCTTAGAAGTGGAAACTCCTCCAGAAGTTTTCATACAGGCTTCAGCAATAGGTTTTTATGGAGCTTTGGGGGCTGACCCTGTGACAGAAGTTTCTTCAGCCGGTAGCAATTTTTTAGCTGAAGTTTGCCAAAAATGGGAAAATTCCAGTCTGGAAGTTGAGAAGAAAGGAATCAGAAGAGTGATCATAAGGACCGGAATGGTTCTTGGTAATGGAGGAGCTCTTGCAAAAATGCTTCCTCCTTTTAAATTAGGTCTTGGCGGAGCTATTGGTGATGGTCATCAGGGCGTTTCATGGATTCATATCGATGATGAAATTGGGGCAATTAAATATTTAATTGAGAATGATCAATGTAAAGGTGTATTCAACCTTACAGCTCCATCACCAGTAACTTTCAATAGATTTGCAAAATCTATTGGAGCAGTACTTGGAAAACCTGTATTTATGCGCGTTCCATCTTTTATGATGAAGATTATGATGGGGCAGATGGCTCAGGAAGTTATTTTAAGCGGACAGTTTGTTTTGCCTGAGAAGCTTATTGCAGTAGAATATCCTTTTGAATATGTTGATGTAGAGGCAGCTCTTAGAGATATAATTATAAATTAGATTAGAAAAATATATTTTTTAAATATATTTTTTAAATATATTACTATACTGTATATTGTAGAGAATGGTCGTTGAATTCAAATTCAACGACCATTATTTTTTCTAAAATTCAAAGATACTATTTTGTGTTTAGTTTTGAAATTTAATTCGATTTTCGTATATAGCTTGCCACTGTTTCGAAGTTGATTCTTAAAAACGCCGATTTAAGAGAATTATTTTAATTTTTTAATAATTTTAGCCGTATAATATGGTTTATTTTGTATTGCAAAGAGGCTTTTCTAAGAGTATACACTCAACGTTTTTGTTAATCGGATGACGACAGCAGGAGAGATCGCAATTTATAGCGGCGCCGAAGAAGTAACTCTTTCAGGTTCAAGAACTGCTGTCTGACGAATCTCTGGAGAGACCTCAATCATCGAGGCGCCGAAGGAGCAAACGATGTAATTTGATCATCGTGAAACTCTCAGGCAAAAGGACAGAGCAAATAATCTGGACTCCAAACTCTTACTGGAGTCTTTTTTTAGTCCTCTCAAACCTTCCAAGGTTCGCAACATCCATCTTTTTATTAACTTTATTTTTTAAAGGATTTTAAAATGGATTTGCTACAGTTTCTTAACAGTGTAGACTCGTTTGTCTGGGGACCCCCTCTGCTTGTTTTGCTTGTCGGAACAGGTATCTATCTTACATTCCGTCTCGGTGTATTGCAGGTCATTAAACTTCCGCTGGCATTGCGTTACGTTTTTTGTCCTGAAAAAGAAGTAAGTAAGGATGCAGAAGGGGACGTTTCACCATTTGCTTCACTCTGCACAGCTCTCTCAGCTACAATCGGAACAGGTAATATTGTTGGTGTTGCTACCGCAATAAAAGCAGGTGGCCCAGGCGCATTATTCTGGATGTGGATTGCCGCTTTTTTTGGAATGGCAACAAAATATGCAGAAGCTCTTCTTTCTGTTAAGTATCGTATCACAGATGATAACGGACAGATGTCCGGTGGTCCGATGTATTATCTCGAACGTGGATTAAAAAATAAATTTCTTGCCCGCATGTTCGCCATTTTCGGGATAGGAGTTGCCTTTCTTGGAATCGGTACTTTCCCTCAGGTTAACGCCATTGCAGACGCCTCAATGGTTACTTTTGGATCTCCTAAAATAGTAACAGCTGTCATTCTGACAATTTTAGTTGCCGCTGTAACATTAGGCGGAATCCACCGTATTTCAGAAACAGCTAAAAGAATTGTACCGTTTGCCGCAGTCTTTTATGTACTCGCAGCTCTTTTAGTTATCGTTCTTAACCTTGATAAAGTTCCCGCAACAATTTCTCTCATTATTAATGCCGCATTTACTCCTGAGGCTGCCTTTGGCGGATCTCTTGGTATTACCATGATGATTGCCATGCGTAATGGTGTTGCCAGAGGTGTTTTTTCCAATGAATCCGGTCTGGGTAGTGCTCCTATTGCCGCTGCTGCAGCCCGCACCAATTCATGTGTCCGTCAGGGATTGATTGCTATGACAGGTACTTTCTTCGATACTATCATTATATGTACAATGACAGGTGTTGTGCTGGTAATGACAGGAGTCTGGAATAATCCTGATCTGGCTGGTGCAACAATGACAAGTCAGGCCTTCACCCTTGGTGTTGGTTCACAGATTGG harbors:
- a CDS encoding TIGR01777 family oxidoreductase: MKIVISGGTGFIGSYLSRMLVGSGYEVIVLSRSSRASKISGITNVKWDTDNISGWSEHINGCKAVINLAGDNIASGRWSDSKKKSILESRIASGKALERAVLEVETPPEVFIQASAIGFYGALGADPVTEVSSAGSNFLAEVCQKWENSSLEVEKKGIRRVIIRTGMVLGNGGALAKMLPPFKLGLGGAIGDGHQGVSWIHIDDEIGAIKYLIENDQCKGVFNLTAPSPVTFNRFAKSIGAVLGKPVFMRVPSFMMKIMMGQMAQEVILSGQFVLPEKLIAVEYPFEYVDVEAALRDIIIN
- a CDS encoding TetR/AcrR family transcriptional regulator; this encodes MTKKDMVLKAAKELFGEYGYNDTTFKKIADRAGVAVGLLSHHYGSKEKLFRVAGLDVTERLVNVLQGEVAAAESGLEAVCFFSEGYLKFSVDPNEDFLVLVRCSPFSDLKMGNDRDAMVQKFAQIPALLETCVARGVRDGSLPDFPVSETASIVLCNLVGAVRTKLLSPYSPPNLYGGIVKFIRRSLTNRNS
- the cynS gene encoding cyanase; the encoded protein is MTRKEATELILAAKDKKGMSWNDIAAKVGGHPVWVTSVLLGQNSMGPDQAKIVADLLGLDDEVAVQLTKCPMKGSLDETVVADPLIYRFHEITQVYGTTMKELIHEMFGDGIMSAIDFEIDINKKEDPKGDRVVVTYSGKFLPYRKW
- a CDS encoding alanine/glycine:cation symporter family protein; the encoded protein is MDLLQFLNSVDSFVWGPPLLVLLVGTGIYLTFRLGVLQVIKLPLALRYVFCPEKEVSKDAEGDVSPFASLCTALSATIGTGNIVGVATAIKAGGPGALFWMWIAAFFGMATKYAEALLSVKYRITDDNGQMSGGPMYYLERGLKNKFLARMFAIFGIGVAFLGIGTFPQVNAIADASMVTFGSPKIVTAVILTILVAAVTLGGIHRISETAKRIVPFAAVFYVLAALLVIVLNLDKVPATISLIINAAFTPEAAFGGSLGITMMIAMRNGVARGVFSNESGLGSAPIAAAAARTNSCVRQGLIAMTGTFFDTIIICTMTGVVLVMTGVWNNPDLAGATMTSQAFTLGVGSQIGEYAVNIGLIFFAFTTILGWNYYGERCTEYIAGVKGILPFKVVYILLVAGGAFIKLETIWTLADIVNGLMAIPNLIGLLGLSGVVIAETRAYFAARS